The sequence cgtgtccctgtatcctgtccccCCAGGGCCGGATATCTGTATACTGTGACaatggagtgtccgccctgaggtgacgcgtgtTCCTGTATCCTGTccccccagggccggatctcattatactgtgacattggagtgtccgccctgaggtgacccgtgtccctgtatcctgtcctcccagggccggatctcattatactgtgacattggagtgtccgccctgaggtgacgcgtgtccctgtatcctgtcctcccagggccggatctcattatactgtgacattggagtgtccactctgaggtgacgcgtgtccctgtatcctgtccccccagggccggatctcattatactgtgacattggagtgtccgccctgaggtgacgcgtgtccctgtatcctgtccccCCAGGGCCGGATATCTGTATACTGTGACaatggagtgtccgccctgaggtgacgcgtgtTCCTGTATCCTGTccccccagggccggatctcattatactgtgacattggagtgtccgccctgaggtgacccgtgtccctgtatcctgtcctcccagggccggatctcattatactgtgacattggagtgtccgccctgaggtgacccgtgtccctgtatcctgtccttccagggccggatctcattatactgtgacattggggtgtccgccctgaggtgacgcgtgtccctgtatcctgtcctcccagggccggatctcattatactgtgacattggagtgtccactctgaggtgacgcgtgtccctgTATTCTGTccccccagggccggatctcattatactgttaCATTGGAGTGTCCACCCTGAGGTGACGcatgtccctgtatcctgtcctcccagggccggatctcattatactgtgacattggagtgtccgccctgaggtgacgcgtgtccctgtatcctgtcctcccagggccggatctcattatactgtgacattggagtgtccgccctgaggtgacgcatgtccctgtatcctgtcctcccagggctgGATCTCATTATattgtgacattggagtgtccgccctgaggtgacgcgtgtccctgtatcctgtcctcccagggctggatctcattatactgtgacattggagtgtccgccctgatgtgacccgtgtccctgtatcctgtcctcccagggccggatctcattatactgtgacattggagtgtccaccctgaggtgacgcgtgtccctgtatcctgtcctcccaggtccggatctcattatactgtgacattggagtgtccgccctgaggtgacgcgtgtccctgtatcctgtcctcccagggccggatctcattatactgtgacattggagtgtccgccctgaggtgacgcgtgtccctgtatcctgtcctcccagggccggatctcatgtgAAGAGGTAGCGGTGTATTTCTCGGAGGGCGAGTGGCAGTCCTTGGAGATCTGGCAGAAGGACCTTTACAGGACTGTGATAAAGGATGAGACGGTCTCCTCGCTGGGTAGGTTCCTGCAGGATGATGCCGGGTGGGGGTAGGATGCTGCCTCTCCTGTAACCTCTGTGACCACCTCCTTTTCCAGGGTTCCCAGCTCaaatctgtgacttcctgctgggcCAGGAGGAGTGCGGCTCCGTATCTGTGAAACAAGAGTGCGGTGAGTGAGGCCTCATCGCTTCCGGCACCTAGGATTCACTCGTAGGGCGGCACAGTGATATTACACCACGGCAATGGGGTTCCTCCCCTCACCCTGCTCCACACCTGGCAGCACGTCCGATAGAGCCCACACAAGGTGCCCCGGCACTCAGCAGTCAGCCATACAAAGGCTACTAGAGCTAGCACATTGTGGCACAACTGTGGTGTAGGGACATGGCTGTACAGCGGGTACAGGGGATGTCTGCTCGCTGGCCGGTGGGTACATGGATAGGTAGACAGGAGGAGGTGGCAGTAGCTGAGGCCGGGGATTATGACAGAATGGATGAGAGCTTTTGGTTGAACGTTGGATAAGAAAAGGGTTCTAGAGATAATTTGAAAGTTTGGTTATAAGACTTAGAGGTGGGGGGGCTGGAGGTGAGGAGTAGAGTGCCGGGGAGAGTTGCCGGCTGCACCAGCGGATATTAGGGAGGTGGTAACACAGGGAGGCGGGGGAGTGATAGGCTCTGCTGTGACCTATATGTAGCATTAGGACGTCCATAGCAGAGAGGCGGCTGGAGACACTAGATAGTACAGAAGAGGGGAGGTCAGGGGAGGAgcggtagatttgggtgtggtcggTGTACAGGTGATCCTGGCGGGCACAGGAGCACATTGGTTACACAGGAGAGGAGCTGCACTGTGAGACAGGTAGACGGCCCTGGGTACAGCCTCAGGGAACACCGGCAGTCAGCATGGAGCACAGTGTCAGGGGCTGCAGGACGGCCCAGGAGGTTGGgtcagggtaaatttactaagctgcgaGTGTGGTATTCTGGAGGTTTCCCCACCTGCCGAGTTACTAAGGACAGAGGCCGCCCGGAAACCGTTCTGCAGAATACAGGACCGATGAACTGGCTCAGCCAGGTGTAATCGCTGTAGGTCAGGTAAATGACCGGCAAGATCCATTACCAGCGATCTCCTCCAgttattaaactttagaaaagccagcttcaatatgctgagacgggcactaaacgacattgactgggaagttttgtttcatggtaaagacacatcggaaatgtgggatgctttaaaagggttgctcgatagcaatattcacaaattcattcccatgggcagtaaacgcaggagtactaaacacaaaccaatgtggcttaataaggaggttctagaagcaatggctaaaaagaggcgtgctttcaaaacatttaaatctgttGGAGAAGAGGaggcattccagtattacaaggaatgcaataaaaaaatgcaaaaaagtaataaaagcatctaaaattgtaaacgaaaaacaaatcgctatagagagtaaaaccaatcctaaaacgttttataagtacataaacagtaaaaggttaaagaaggagtgtGTAggcccaataaaagatgaattgggagctttgataaacaatgataaaataaaagctgaaatactaaacaatttttttccctcagtattcaccagggaggatcagacggtgagagtagtgcataacgacagtgaaggtaatgactcttggctggatgcttgtttaagtgaggaagtagtcctggagaggctaagcaacataaagattaataaatcacctggcccagatggttttcatctgaaggttcttatggagcttaggtcacagctagcaagacccttatacttgattttccacagtTCAGTTAGATCAGTCACGGTACAGAGGGATTGGCATGTAGCTGAGGTAgttccattatttaaaaagggaactaaaaatcatcctgggaactatagaccagttagtataacctctatagtggggaaattattggaaggaattttgagggatagcatagaggattatctgcagaatactaagtttattagcaagagtcagcatgggtttgtgagggacagatcgtgtcaaactaacttaattagcttctatgaggaagtgagcgagactCTTGactagggaaaagcagtggatgtggtctatttagattttgcaaaagccttcgatacagtgcctcataggagactgatcatcaaattaagggagcttggcctatactatttgtacatggataagtaattggctggataacagggtacaataaGTAATGGttaatgggatgtcctccagctgggcaccagtagtcagcagaattccacaagggtccgtacttggccgctactgttcaatatatttatcaatgacctagaaataggcctggaaaccacagtgttaatctttgcagatgatactaaactgtgtaaggtaatggcAGCGGTCTCAGGGTGATGTTGGAGCCGGGCGGCAGAGGGTTGAGGCGTAATTATCAGGCATAGTCTATAGTTGCCGCCGGTTTTACTATACAGTATGACTGGCCCCAGCGCGGATAAATAACGAGGGCACTACGGGTAAAGCGATTTTCTGGACACCCTCTCATATAGCCGGGCCAATAAGCTCTGTCCGTTATACTGTACCCTGGGGTCACCTGTTATAGTGCTGAACCGGGCGTTGTTGTCGCTGGGGGAAATCAGTTTCTTTGGTTCCTTTCTCGGTTACTAAAATGAAAGCCAGTTCTCCGTTAGCACGGGCCGCTGTAGGACGCGCACATTGTACTGTATTTGTTACCTGCGGCATCAGAATAACGCTTGTGTTTCTTTTCTCGCAGATTTCACGGTTCGGAATTCCAAAGAGTTTGCGATGGTGATAGCCACCGGTATAGCGGCCATTAAGGAGGAATCTCCGCCGCAGCGGTGCCCTGATAGCCACAGGACACACCCAAAGAGAACAAATCCCTGCCCGGGGATAAACCAGAGGACCAGGCTGATGAAGAAGGACTGCAGCAGGGACTGGCCACACGCCAACCATGACGCTTTGTCCCAGAAGAAGTACTTGGTGAAGAGAAAGTCCACGTCGGGTATTCTGGAGCGCTTTAAGAGACGTGAAGTGAAGCCGCGTAGATCTGAGTCGGTGTTTGCCTGCAACGTGTGCAGGAACACCTTCCCCAGCCGGTATCGCTTGCAGATCCACTCGCGGTTCCACAGTGGGGATAAGCCATTCCTGTGCAGAGACTGCGGCAAAGGCTTTTCCCGCGCCGACTACCTGAAATCTCACCGCCGCCTGCACACCGAGGAAAACCCCTTCAAGTGTCCCGACTGCGAGAAGAGTTTTCCTGATAAAGCAACTTTGAGGACGCACCTGAGGAATGTGCATAACAGGCTTGACCGGAGGCTGAAGGAGGTGAAGCAGATGCTTCGGCAAGATGCCTCCTGCAACGTGGCTGCAAAAAGGGTGCACGTCTGTGATGTGTGCGATAAGACTTTCAGCAAATCGTACAACCTCAAAGTACACCAAAGAATTCACACGGGGGAGAAACCATATCAGTGCCCCAGGTGTGAAAAGTGCTTCTCCCAAAACATCCGGCTGAAGATCCATCGGACCACCCATGAAGAGTGGGCGCATGAGGCCTCAAGCATGCGAAGCCCGCCGTGCAGCCCGAGAAAACCCACAAGTGTCACGTGTGCGAGAAGAGTTTCGGCCATTCCTACAGCCTGAAAGTCCATCTGAGGGTCCACACCGGGGAGAAACCCTACCAGTGTGAGGAATGTCTCAAGTGTTTCTCGAAGAACAACCTCCTGACCGTACACAGGAGGACACACAGCGGAGAGAGGCCCTACCAGTGCGTGGAGTGCCCGAAGAGCTTCAGCGTCATCTCCCACCTACGCGTCCACAGGAGGAGACACACCGGGGAGCAACCCTACCAGTGTACCGAGTGCACGAAAAGCTTCAGCGACTACTCATCGATAGTGCGTTATCAGAGGATACACTCCGGCGCCAAACCGTACCAGTGCACCGTGTGTCAGAAGAGTTTCCGAGAGAAGTCCCACCTGACCGTGCACCGGAGAACTCACACCGGCGAGCGCCCTTACAAGTGTGTCGAGTGTGGGAGGGCTTTTAGCGATTGCTCCTCTTTCGTGGAACACCGCCGGAACCATAGTGGTGCCAGGCCCTACAAGTGCCAGGTGTGTCAGAAGAGCTTCACCAAGGCCTACACGCTAAAGATCCACCACCGAGTCCACACCGGGGAAAAGCCCTATAAATGTCACCAGTGCCCCAGGAGCTTCAGCATCAACTATCACCTGAAGGTGCATGAGAAGACCCATGATGTGACCGGACGTGGTGCTAGGCCAGCCATTAGACCGGGGACCATACTAGTAGAGTAGCAAGTGATCTGTATAATGACGTTTCATGTGTATCTAagtgtaaattattatttttattaaatgtgtCCTCCCGTCTAAAATGCACTTATGACGAAACAGCTTCTGTATTTGTAATAAATGATATATGTGACCGACCTGCTCCTGCACAGCCACTGGGTATGAAGTGTTAGCGATACGTTACCGATGGAAGACAGGAACCAGCTACTAAGAGCTACGCCTAGGTCCCCTGTTTGGTGCCAGCAGTGTACCACCCTGTCCCAATAGAGATTTCACTGATTTGATCAACAACGTCTTACCGGTAGGATGGAAACGTAATTATGGTGAGAGGTGAGCGAGAACGTCGGAAGGACACCCCGTATCTTCTGTAGGAGATCTTCTGTAGTTTGTCTCGTTCTCTCCGCTCCGGGCGTCTCCACCATTTGCTGAGGCGCACATTAATGACAATGGAAAAGTCGCAGCGCGTGAGCCCATTACTCTGTACCGCCATTACTCTGtactctgttttgacgtcacgaacaccccctgcgttcgcccagccacgcctgcgtttttccaaacacttcctgtaaacagtcagttgacacccagaaacgccctcttcatgtcaatcactctgcggccaccagtgcgactgaaaagcttcgctagaccttatgtgaaactacatagttcaatgtaatagtacgtcacgcgtgcgcattgcgccgcttacgcatgtacagaagtgacttttttttgcctagtcgctgcacagcgaacgaaagcagctagcgatctactcggaatgaccacccctgtcaatcacattgcgatcgaaattttcgcaccatcctgtcgccgtTTGGCATcatgtctgcgcattgcggtgcatacgtatgcgcagtattTTGATAATCGGAtgctgtgtgatttcgcacaatAGCGATCTAGTTTGAATTGGGCCCTGTGTACGGAATGCTGCGGCTTTCCTCACGCCACGTTCTGCCGTGCTTCATCTGCGGCACTGTGTGAAACCAGCACCATATACATGTTCCATACTACCGTGACTAGGGAAGCCAGTGCCGGTTCTTTCCGGATCACCCAGCTGGCCGCAGAATAGATGGATTTCGTGATGCGGCTCCTCTCAGTCACTTGTAGGCTGGGAGCGCGCTGCTCAGTGACATCATCAACCTTTTCTCACCTCCGCTATGTGGCTACGGCAGGAGGGGAGGAGGTAACGGATTGTGGGGGTCACTCAGACCTGATTGCACTCCAGGTTtctttgctgcgatcaggtcagaactgcgcatgggtatgcaccgcaatgcgcaggcgcgtcgcacgggtacaaagcggatcgttgctgtgcgatgggttttacgaagaatccattcgcacagccgatcgcaaggagattgacaggaagaaggcgtttgtgggcggcaactgaccgttttctgggagtagttgggaaaacgcaggcgtgtccaaggatttgcagggcgggcgtctgacatcaattccgggaccggacaggctgaagtgatcacagcggctgagtaagttctgggcaactcagaaactgcacaagatcagtttgtaccgctctgctacacatgcgatcacacacttgcacagctaaaatacactcccctatgggcggcgagtaTGCGAACGCAGGAATGCAGAAATAACCCTAGCGagggaacaggtctgaattaggccctgtgtgtggtGGGATAGCTTTGTACAATTCAGTCCCAGGATTACAGAGAGCGATGGTAACTGAAGGTCCATTAATTAATATTAAACCTATGTCTAGAAATGAATTGTTCCTTCCGCCATTGAGGACGCTCAGTAATTTATCCCCATACGTAGATGTACTTCCAGCAAACCCAGAGTAACGGTGGGATTACCAGGGCTGCAAGCAGGAGAACTTTCATAGTTCTGGAGGTGGGAAACGTGTTTGTCCGTCACGTTCAGATGGCTCAGTCCAATTAGACGCCGGCTGAAAAATGTATTTCATGAAACTCGCAGACTTCGCACAAATGCGCACACCTGGGATTTCCGGAGAATCTGATTAAAAACGCCTGTTCGCTGTACCGGCAGCGGGGGATTGCAGATTGTCTGCCAAATGCAATGTGAGAGAAATGCGTGAAAAGTGGGGTGACCTTCCTGTACGCCCGAAAAAGTGACAATTTCATTTGCAGAATCATAGGGAAGGCTGTTATCGGGCATTAGGAAACTACCGGAGGTTTTTAAATGGTGGTAAGCGGCTGATTTctacatttcgagagaaaaaaattcatAAAGAGCAAACTTTTTTGGTTTACTTtaatatgaaaaaaatgaaaatgcaaaaaTTCTAAATGACAAaaacaaatgttaaaaaaaataaacaaatactcTAGATTTGGGGTGCGTGA is a genomic window of Pseudophryne corroboree isolate aPseCor3 unplaced genomic scaffold, aPseCor3.hap2 scaffold_1394, whole genome shotgun sequence containing:
- the LOC134995530 gene encoding gastrula zinc finger protein xLCGF3.1-like, which translates into the protein MVIATGIAAIKEESPPQRCPDSHRTHPKRTNPCPGINQRTRLMKKDCSRDWPHANHDALSQKKYLVKRKSTSGILERFKRREVKPRRSESVFACNVCRNTFPSRYRLQIHSRFHSGDKPFLCRDCGKGFSRADYLKSHRRLHTEENPFKCPDCEKSFPDKATLRTHLRNVHNRLDRRLKEVKQMLRQDASCNVAAKRVHVCDVCDKTFSKSYNLKVHQRIHTGEKPYQCPRCEKCFSQNIRLKIHRTTHEEWAHEASSMRSPPCSPRKPTSVTCARRVSAIPTA